The Aspergillus nidulans FGSC A4 chromosome VIII genome contains the following window.
GCGGTGGTGTTCGTCCCCCTGCTCCCTCCTTTCAAATCCCACCTACTAGGCGACcatgcagagaagatgcaCCAGCTGATGACGACGCAGGCTTCTACATCAACCTCCCCCTCGGCGCCGTTGTCGGcggcttcctcctcttcaacacgATCCCCGAGCCGAAACCAAAGGCCCCTCCGTTGCAGATCCTCGGCACCGCAATCAGGTCCCTCGATCTGCCGGGATTCATGCTAATCTGCCCTGCCGTGGTTATGTTCCTCCTGGGTCTGCAATTCGGGGGCAATGAGCACCCCTGGGACAGCTCCGTCGTGATCGGCCTCATTGTCGGAGGAGGTGCCACCTTCGGTGTCTTCCTCGTGCACCAGTGGTGGCGTGGCGATGAGGCAATGGTCCCGTTTGCCCTCTTGAAGCACAAGGTTATCTGGTCTGCGGCCATGACCATGTTCTTCTCCCTGTCCAGTGTGCTCGTCGCGGACTTCTATATCGCGATATACTTCCAGGCTATCCGGGACGACTCGCCACTCATGAGTGGTGTGCACATGTTGCCCATCACCCTAGGTCTGGTCTTGTTTACTGTTGTTTCAGGGGCGCTGAGTATGGTCTTTTCTCCTGCGTGCTTGAACAATGGCTAACCGTCCAGTCTCCGTACTGGGCTACTACCTGCCCTTCCTTCTTGCAGGCGGCGCCATCTCCGCCGTCGGCTACGGCCTCCTCTCGACGCTGAGCCCGACCACCTCTGTCGCGAAATGGGTGGGATACCAGATCCTCTACGGCGTAGCCAGTGGCTGCACCACCGCCGCTGTATGTCTTCAGTTTTACATACCCCCGGAACCCTTTGCCTTCACCTTTACCAGGTAGAATGCCGCTGACAAGGCCGAATGCAGCCCTACGTCGCAATCCAGAACCTCGTTCCCGCGCCCCAAATCCCGCAAGCAATGGCAATTATCATCTTTTGGCAGAACATTGGCGCCGCCATATCTCTCATTGCGGCAAacgccatcttctccaactccctccGCGACCAGCTAGCCCAGCGCGCGAGTCAGATCACCGTCTCCCCGGGCGCGATTGTTGCGGCCGGTGTCCGGTCCATCCGGGACCTCGTCTCCGGCTCTGCGCTTGCGGCTGTTCTGGAGGCGTATGCGGAGGCCATCGACAGGGTCATGTACTTGGGCATCGCGGTTAGCGTGATGGTTATTGTGTTCTCGCCTGGTCTAGGGTGGAAAGATATTCGGAAGACAAAAGATCTGCAAGCTCTAACTAGCGATGGAGCGCAGGGTGAAgcgacggagaaggagaCTGTTCCGGTTGCCCTGGGTTAAGGCATCGTCTACAAGCAGATGCTAGGCACACATTTCTTTCTGCCGCTAAAAATTGGGTAATGCAGAGCCACCtcgctttttttttttcgaaCATTTTCCATCTTGTGGTATTTCTGGGTTCATTTCGCTCCATATAACGAAGATTGGCCTTGGTACGGGCTAGGGTTCGCGGGTGGGATAGTTATAGAATGAGAAATAATACTTTTATATGTAACAATTTCAACTTCTCAAGATGAATATACCATTCGGATAGAGCAGCTTCTGAGTATCGACAGACTTAGGTAGGCTTATGGGTATGCTCTGTTGAATATCTTGTAGATGTGACAGGCAATAGATTGTTAGATTATAGCCTACAATCCACAGCTCAGCTCAGCACGAGTTTGATTTTTTCATTATAATTGGAATAAGCACTGAGCTCAGAATGAAACCAATAGATTACTAGGGCTATGCGTAGACGTTGAACGGGATCCATCACCAAGCGCAGTATTAGGGCACCTTTTGTCGTGGGTATATAGCAACTAAACACATTCTCTTCGGTCCTGTTCGGCCCTCTTCGGCCTCCATTAGCCAGTCAAAATAAACAGTAACCAGCTACAAAGTGACAACAAGCTTCTTTCCCGAAACCCCCTTTCGCTGGATATCCAGCGCctcctggatcttctcgagCCCCTTTCCGACAACGAGCGGCGGCGGTGCAGGCACAAACTGCCCTCTCTCGAGCGCTTGGGGCAGAAAGTCCATGTAAACCCGGCTGACCACACTGTCCGGGTCCACCAGCCCGTCAACAAGGATAAACTTGGCGATGACGCCTGTGCGGCGCTGCCGGATGCTCGATTTCACCATTCCTCCCAGCATCCCAATGAGGTAAGTCCCCTTGCCGACGAAGGTGGTTAGCTTCTCAGGCGGGATGATCTCAccggcgacggcgatgaaCTTTCTCGTCAGCGCAGGATCATGCTTGCGCATCACGAGGGTGCAGGCTTCCACCGCACCGGCGCCAATGGTATATGCGCCGACGAGCTCTCTGCCCTTGAGGGCGGATAAGAGATCCTTGGCCAGGAACTTGCTCCGGTAGTCAAAGACGTGGCTCGCCCCGAGCCCCTTGACATAGTCGAAGTTCTTgggcgacgaggtcgaaaGGACCTCGTAGCCTGCTGCGACAGCGAGCTGGATCGCATTGCTGCCAACGCTGCTGGCGCCGCCCGTGATGATCACCGCGCGCGGGGACCCCGACCTGCCCCGCTGCACCTCTCCCCTGCCCTTTTCCGCAAGCTGCGGCATATCGAGGGCCAGATAGTCCTTGTGGAAGAGACCAAATGCGGCCGTACCCAGCCCGAGTCCGAGCACAGATGCCTGCGCATCGCTGATCCCAGCGGGCACCGGCGTGAGCATATGCACTCGCAGGACGGTATACAGCTGGAACCCACCCTCGGCCGGGTCGTTCACCTCTTTCGCAATCGCCGTCGCGCTTCCACAGACGCGGTCGCCCACGGCGAACCGGGTGACGCCCGGTCCGACCTCGACGACCTCGCCCGCAACATCAGTCCCAAAGATGAACGGGTAGTGGATATACCCGGCCAGCGCGGGCCCGATGAACTGCAAGACCCAGTCGAACGGGTTGATAGCTACGGCGCCGTTCTTGACGACCACCtggccagggccagggcgCGTGTAGGGGGCGTCGCCGACTTTGAAGGGGATCACCTTTTTGGCGGGGATCCACGCGGCGCGGTTTTTGGGTTTGGGGGTCCCGTTGCCGTTGGTAGCCGGCGC
Protein-coding sequences here:
- a CDS encoding protein afoB (transcript_id=CADANIAT00001616), which gives rise to MAETDSSHTRGPVDSIQKNDASSDDAEAETKIQYPSGWRVTMILTSVTLAYFLFFLDLAVLSTATPAITSQFDSLVDVGWYGGAYQLGSAAFQPLTGKIYSQFSIKQWTFLVFFIVFELGSVLCAAARNSPMFIVGRVIAGVGSAGMSNGAVTTISAVLPTQKQALFMGLNMGMGQLGLATGPIIGGAFTTNVSWREDAPADDDAGFYINLPLGAVVGGFLLFNTIPEPKPKAPPLQILGTAIRSLDLPGFMLICPAVVMFLLGLQFGGNEHPWDSSVVIGLIVGGGATFGVFLVHQWWRGDEAMVPFALLKHKVIWSAAMTMFFSLSSVLVADFYIAIYFQAIRDDSPLMSGGAISAVGYGLLSTLSPTTSVAKWVGYQILYGVASGCTTAAPYVAIQNLVPAPQIPQAMAIIIFWQNIGAAISLIAANAIFSNSLRDQLAQRASQITVSPGAIVAAGVRSIRDLVSGSALAAVLEAYAEAIDRVMYLGIAVSVMVIVFSPGLGWKDIRKTKDLQALTSDGAQGEATEKETVPVALG
- a CDS encoding zinc-binding alcohol dehydrogenase family protein (transcript_id=CADANIAT00001617), whose product is MATQDTTAATAAAPATNGNGTPKPKNRAAWIPAKKVIPFKVGDAPYTRPGPGQVVVKNGAVAINPFDWVLQFIGPALAGYIHYPFIFGTDVAGEVVEVGPGVTRFAVGDRVCGSATAIAKEVNDPAEGGFQLYTVLRVHMLTPVPAGISDAQASVLGLGLGTAAFGLFHKDYLALDMPQLAEKGRGEVQRGRSGSPRAVIITGGASSVGSNAIQLAVAAGYEVLSTSSPKNFDYVKGLGASHVFDYRSKFLAKDLLSALKGRELVGAYTIGAGAVEACTLVMRKHDPALTRKFIAVAGEIIPPEKLTTFVGKGTYLIGMLGGMVKSSIRQRRTGVIAKFILVDGLVDPDSVVSRVYMDFLPQALERGQFVPAPPPLVVGKGLEKIQEALDIQRKGVSGKKLVVTL